One Micromonospora sp. WMMD1120 genomic region harbors:
- a CDS encoding GntR family transcriptional regulator, which yields MARYRAIAADLAAKIRDGHYAPGAALPAQRELSTAYGVTLMTLRQALRELSAEGLIVQRPGKGTFVAPSHAAYQLGSLRSFDDDLREQGHQVHTTVVSRAQRRLPAGVAARLRVREDETGLRLERVRTFAGRRAIHQISWVREPHARRLHDVDFTGTSLYAALADLGVVVARAAETIRPEVLGADLARHLDEAEGAPVLISDRITYAPDGTALVTDRATMVGSLLQITADRAATGLSLHYAAV from the coding sequence GTGGCACGCTACCGGGCCATCGCCGCCGACCTCGCCGCCAAGATCCGCGACGGACACTACGCGCCGGGCGCGGCGCTGCCCGCGCAACGCGAGCTGAGCACCGCGTACGGCGTCACCCTGATGACGCTGCGGCAGGCCCTGCGCGAGCTGAGCGCCGAGGGGCTGATCGTCCAGCGGCCCGGCAAGGGCACCTTCGTCGCGCCGTCCCACGCCGCGTACCAGCTCGGGTCGCTGCGCAGCTTCGACGACGACCTGCGCGAGCAGGGCCACCAGGTGCACACCACGGTGGTCTCCCGCGCGCAACGCCGGCTGCCCGCGGGTGTCGCGGCCCGGCTGCGGGTCCGCGAGGACGAGACGGGCCTGCGCCTCGAGCGGGTCCGCACGTTCGCCGGCCGCCGCGCCATCCACCAGATCTCCTGGGTACGCGAGCCGCACGCGCGCCGGCTACACGACGTGGACTTCACCGGCACCTCGTTGTACGCGGCCCTGGCCGACCTCGGCGTGGTGGTGGCCCGAGCGGCGGAGACGATCCGACCTGAGGTGTTGGGCGCTGACCTGGCCCGGCATCTGGACGAGGCCGAGGGAGCGCCGGTGCTGATCAGCGACCGGATCACCTACGCGCCCGACGGGACGGCCCTGGTGACGGACCGGGCGACGATGGTGGGCAGCCTGCTGCAGATCACCGCCGACCGGGCCGCCACCGGACTGTCCCTGCACTACGCGGCCGTCTAG
- a CDS encoding nuclear transport factor 2 family protein, translated as MPDSAREAELLDAERTLQAAQRAGDVDALDQLLVDELIAVGPDGRTYTKQDDLAAYRDGRSVVRELVEEELSLLVAGEAGVTFFVGRVSGVFEGAPFTARLRYTRTWVHDDPHGWRVLAAHISPV; from the coding sequence ATGCCGGACAGCGCACGCGAGGCGGAGCTGCTCGACGCCGAGCGCACCCTCCAGGCGGCACAGCGGGCCGGCGACGTCGACGCCCTCGACCAGTTGCTCGTCGACGAGCTGATCGCCGTCGGTCCGGACGGCCGGACGTACACCAAGCAGGACGACCTGGCCGCGTACCGGGACGGCCGCTCGGTGGTGCGGGAGCTGGTCGAGGAGGAGCTGAGCCTGCTGGTCGCCGGGGAGGCCGGAGTGACCTTCTTCGTGGGCCGGGTGTCCGGCGTGTTCGAGGGCGCGCCGTTCACGGCGCGGCTGCGCTACACCCGCACCTGGGTGCACGACGACCCGCACGGCTGGCGGGTCCTGGCCGCGCACATCAGTCCGGTCTGA
- a CDS encoding molybdenum cofactor biosysynthesis protein: MPEIVELLASPVHRFLGRPADGPAPAPPGELVDVVRVRAGLGIVGDRYFGQQAHRDASVTVIAQESLPAGIGLAEVRRNILTKGIAVDELIGRVLVLDSGDGPVSLRVNRAARPCAWMDVTVGPGAWKALRTTGGIRCTPLTDGTLRVGPLAVSVERVSA; the protein is encoded by the coding sequence ATGCCGGAGATCGTCGAGCTGCTGGCCTCGCCCGTACACCGTTTCCTGGGCCGGCCCGCCGACGGTCCGGCGCCCGCTCCGCCGGGTGAGCTGGTCGACGTGGTCCGCGTCCGGGCGGGCCTCGGCATCGTCGGCGACCGGTACTTCGGCCAGCAGGCGCACCGCGACGCCAGCGTCACCGTGATCGCCCAGGAGTCGCTGCCGGCCGGCATCGGCCTGGCGGAGGTCCGCCGCAACATCCTCACCAAGGGGATCGCCGTGGACGAGCTGATCGGCAGGGTGCTGGTGCTGGACTCCGGCGACGGCCCGGTCAGCCTGCGGGTCAACCGGGCGGCCCGACCGTGCGCCTGGATGGACGTCACCGTCGGCCCGGGAGCCTGGAAGGCGCTGCGGACCACCGGCGGCATCCGGTGCACGCCGCTCACCGACGGCACCCTGCGGGTCGGCCCGCTCGCGGTCAGCGTCGAACGGGTGTCCGCCTGA
- the urtC gene encoding urea ABC transporter permease subunit UrtC encodes MTAVTPAPPRAAASATTADAEPPRRSGDRSRLRTLAGFAFGAALLFAVAPLVLSDFRLSLLAKYLCVAMVAVGIGIAWGRGGMLTLGQGVFFGLGGYAMAMHLKLADAGPGGMPDFMQLYGQLDELPVWWRPFASPWFALPATVLLPMAVAFGLGSLVFRRRVRGAYFAILSQALAAAMVILLIGQQGTTGGTNGLTDIKGFFGYDLDDPVNQRMVYFIIAGTLLALLALTRQLIQSRYGELLVAVRDGEERVRFLGYDPATVKLVAYVVAAGMAGLAGALFVPAVGIISPALIGIVPSIEFVIGVAVGGRATLLGPVLGAVAVAWARTALSERFPGTWTYLQGLLFVVVVAFLPGGLASLWALARRRDGSDAPARRWWSPPRRRRAEREVTTA; translated from the coding sequence ATGACCGCCGTCACCCCCGCGCCGCCCCGCGCCGCCGCCAGCGCGACGACAGCCGACGCCGAGCCACCTCGTCGATCCGGTGACCGCTCCCGGCTGCGGACGCTCGCCGGCTTCGCGTTCGGCGCGGCGCTGCTGTTCGCCGTCGCCCCGCTGGTGCTGTCGGACTTCCGGCTCTCCCTGCTCGCGAAGTATCTCTGCGTCGCCATGGTCGCCGTCGGCATCGGGATCGCCTGGGGGCGGGGCGGGATGCTCACCCTCGGCCAGGGCGTCTTCTTCGGTCTCGGTGGCTACGCGATGGCCATGCACCTCAAGCTGGCCGACGCGGGCCCGGGTGGGATGCCCGACTTCATGCAACTGTACGGGCAACTCGACGAGCTGCCGGTGTGGTGGCGACCGTTCGCCAGCCCCTGGTTCGCGCTGCCCGCGACGGTGTTGCTGCCGATGGCCGTCGCCTTCGGGCTCGGCTCGTTGGTCTTCCGTCGCCGGGTGCGCGGCGCGTACTTCGCCATCCTCAGTCAGGCGCTCGCCGCCGCGATGGTGATCCTGCTGATCGGCCAGCAGGGCACCACGGGCGGCACCAACGGGCTCACCGACATCAAGGGCTTCTTCGGCTACGACCTGGACGACCCGGTCAACCAGCGGATGGTGTACTTCATCATCGCCGGCACCCTGCTGGCGTTGCTCGCGCTCACCCGCCAGCTCATCCAGAGCCGCTACGGCGAACTGCTGGTGGCGGTCCGCGACGGTGAGGAGCGGGTCCGCTTCCTCGGCTACGACCCGGCGACGGTCAAGCTGGTGGCGTACGTGGTCGCGGCGGGCATGGCCGGGCTGGCCGGGGCGCTGTTCGTGCCGGCGGTGGGCATCATCTCGCCCGCGCTGATCGGCATCGTCCCGTCGATCGAGTTCGTCATCGGGGTCGCGGTGGGCGGCCGGGCCACACTGCTCGGCCCGGTGCTCGGCGCGGTGGCGGTGGCCTGGGCGCGTACCGCGCTCTCCGAACGGTTCCCGGGCACCTGGACGTACCTTCAGGGGTTGCTGTTCGTGGTGGTGGTGGCGTTCCTGCCCGGCGGCCTGGCGTCGCTGTGGGCGCTGGCCCGCCGCCGTGACGGCAGCGACGCACCAGCGCGGCGGTGGTGGTCACCGCCGCGTCGACGACGCGCCGAGCGGGAGGTGACGACGGCATGA
- a CDS encoding nuclear transport factor 2 family protein — protein MTVDLPDVIDRYFRAVNDRDLDAFVACFADTASVADEDRLYDGRASIRAWRQKTQESYAYSAEAVQVTPQAGDSYLVRTRVSGDFPGSPIELRYRFTLRDDLIGALDIRQ, from the coding sequence ATGACGGTCGACCTGCCCGACGTGATCGACAGGTACTTCCGTGCCGTCAACGACCGGGACCTGGACGCGTTCGTCGCCTGCTTCGCGGACACCGCGAGCGTGGCCGACGAGGACCGGCTGTACGACGGACGGGCCTCGATCCGGGCGTGGCGGCAGAAGACGCAGGAGTCGTACGCGTACAGCGCGGAGGCGGTGCAGGTCACCCCGCAGGCGGGCGACTCGTATCTGGTCCGCACCCGGGTGTCCGGCGACTTCCCGGGCAGCCCGATCGAGCTGCGGTACCGGTTCACGCTGCGCGACGACCTGATCGGCGCCCTGGACATCCGTCAGTAG
- a CDS encoding ATP-binding protein translates to MAHFEGREAVVEQSAPTRATDTMTYRVATDVRALRAFVSAGALERGLSAERVELLTLAVSELATNTLQHTTGGGRVRLWAESGQLYCDVVDQGPTRSLGRSMPSADAVRGRGLAIVEQICDDVAVLASPGETVVRIRLSL, encoded by the coding sequence ATGGCGCACTTCGAGGGACGGGAGGCCGTGGTCGAGCAGAGTGCGCCCACTCGTGCGACGGACACCATGACGTACCGGGTGGCCACCGACGTGCGGGCGCTGCGCGCGTTCGTCAGCGCCGGGGCGCTGGAACGGGGCCTGTCGGCCGAACGGGTCGAGCTGCTGACGCTGGCGGTCAGCGAGCTGGCCACCAACACCCTGCAACACACCACCGGCGGCGGCCGGGTGCGGCTCTGGGCCGAGTCGGGGCAGCTCTACTGCGACGTCGTCGACCAGGGGCCGACGCGGTCGCTGGGCCGGAGCATGCCGTCCGCCGACGCGGTACGCGGCCGCGGGCTGGCGATCGTCGAGCAGATCTGTGACGACGTCGCCGTGCTGGCCAGCCCCGGCGAGACGGTCGTCCGGATCCGTCTGAGCCTGTGA
- a CDS encoding oxidoreductase, with amino-acid sequence MPRVWLITGCSRGLGRALAEAVLADGDQLVATARDPARLDDLVDRHGEQVRTIALDVTDPAAGRAAVDIAVDTFGSLDVLVNNAGYADVASIEDMPEDVFRAQVEANFFGVVNLSRAALPVMREQGRGHILQISSVGSRVASVGLGAYQAAKWAVSGFSGVLAREVAGFGIRITSVEPGGLRTDWAGSSMSMLPISEPYQPVIDPAVRRLRETSGNQPGDPARAAQAIIRITRVDDPPLRLLLGADAVAAASAAAETLASSDARWRELSESIVFDTSS; translated from the coding sequence GTGCCGCGAGTCTGGCTCATCACCGGTTGTTCCCGCGGCCTCGGCCGTGCGCTCGCCGAGGCCGTGCTGGCCGACGGCGACCAGTTGGTCGCCACCGCCCGCGACCCGGCCCGGCTCGACGACCTGGTGGACAGGCACGGCGAGCAGGTCCGGACGATCGCCCTGGACGTCACCGACCCGGCCGCCGGTCGGGCGGCGGTGGACATCGCGGTGGACACGTTCGGCAGCCTGGACGTCCTGGTCAACAACGCCGGGTACGCCGACGTCGCCTCGATCGAGGACATGCCCGAGGACGTCTTCCGCGCGCAGGTCGAGGCCAACTTCTTCGGGGTGGTCAACCTGTCCCGCGCCGCCCTGCCGGTCATGCGGGAGCAGGGGCGCGGGCACATCCTCCAGATCTCCAGCGTCGGCAGCCGGGTCGCCAGCGTCGGCCTGGGCGCGTACCAGGCGGCGAAGTGGGCGGTGAGCGGCTTCTCCGGGGTGCTCGCCCGGGAGGTGGCCGGGTTCGGCATCCGGATCACCAGCGTCGAGCCCGGCGGGCTGCGCACCGACTGGGCCGGCTCGTCGATGAGCATGTTGCCGATCAGCGAGCCGTACCAGCCGGTCATCGATCCGGCCGTGCGACGCCTGCGCGAGACCAGCGGGAACCAGCCCGGCGATCCGGCCAGGGCCGCCCAGGCGATCATCCGGATCACCCGGGTGGACGACCCGCCGCTGCGCCTGTTGCTCGGCGCCGACGCCGTGGCCGCCGCCTCGGCGGCCGCCGAGACCCTCGCCTCGTCCGACGCGCGGTGGCGGGAGCTGAGCGAGTCCATCGTCTTCGACACGTCCTCCTGA
- a CDS encoding ricin-type beta-trefoil lectin domain protein — MGTRLQRRLRPPALGALALALTAGLWAAPAAAAPAQEPGVTLRVFDVQVPLSELCTLKPAQTPNVDRLMSTINWTSAADFGFEDNFVSQVLGNITTTQAGSYTFRLSSDDGSKLTIGNTVVINHDGLHGATPPKEGTVTLTAGLHPLRIDHFERGGEQQITLEWKTPGSSSFVVVPNSALSTDAGVVRVTAPGRKECEGVSDTPGDGLPLNGVHPGYTLTNLRPSGFQPKVTGMDWLADGRLVISTWGGSDQSGTSQDGEVWILGNTGGATSPGTVTTKKIAGGLKEPMGLKVVDGVVYVSEKQRLTRLVNTGGDEVAERLETVATWPYGGNFHEFAFGLLYADGFFYLNLSVSINSGGATTNPQPATNRGTTLKINKDTGAVTYVAGGLRTPHGIGWGPENGIFVTDNQGGWLPSSKLLHVKQGRFFNHYTNPAGPFDTAPVTPPVLWMPQNEIANSPSTPLYLTSGRYAGQFVIGDVTYGGLQRASVEKVNGEYQGALFRLTQGLEAGVSEVNIGPDGAIYVGGLGAGGNWGQSGKLSYGLQKLAPNSTTAFEMLAMRATTTGFEVEYTQPVSAETAAELAARYKIKQWRYVATSAYGGPKIDEETLTVTSATLSSDGKKVTLVVPGRKAGRVVHLRSPRPFSSTSGQSLWSTEAWYTLNSIPGSPPPPAGGTITGVGGKCLDVDNSGTADGTKIQLYTCNGTAAQLWTRVGDTYRVLGKCLDVDNGGTANGTKVQLWTCNGTGAQVWQPQSDGSIRNPQSGKILEAAGGATANGTQIQLGTYSGGAHQKWTVSAGVTG, encoded by the coding sequence GCAGACCCCGAACGTGGACCGGCTGATGTCCACCATCAACTGGACCTCGGCGGCCGACTTCGGCTTCGAGGACAACTTCGTCTCGCAGGTGCTCGGCAACATCACCACCACCCAGGCCGGCAGCTACACGTTCCGGCTCAGCAGCGACGACGGGTCGAAGCTGACGATCGGCAACACCGTGGTGATCAACCACGACGGGCTGCACGGCGCGACCCCGCCCAAGGAGGGCACCGTCACGCTCACCGCCGGCCTGCACCCGCTGCGCATCGACCACTTCGAGCGGGGCGGCGAGCAGCAGATCACCCTCGAATGGAAGACGCCCGGCTCGTCGTCCTTCGTTGTCGTCCCCAACTCCGCGCTGAGCACCGACGCGGGCGTGGTCCGGGTGACCGCGCCGGGCCGCAAGGAGTGCGAGGGCGTCTCCGACACCCCCGGTGACGGCCTGCCGCTGAACGGTGTGCACCCCGGCTACACGCTGACCAACCTGCGGCCCAGCGGCTTCCAGCCGAAGGTCACCGGAATGGACTGGCTGGCCGACGGCCGGCTGGTCATCAGCACCTGGGGTGGCAGCGACCAGTCCGGCACCTCGCAGGACGGCGAGGTGTGGATCCTCGGCAACACCGGCGGCGCGACCAGCCCGGGGACCGTGACCACCAAGAAGATCGCCGGCGGTCTGAAGGAGCCGATGGGGCTCAAGGTCGTGGACGGGGTGGTCTACGTCTCGGAGAAGCAGCGGTTGACCCGACTGGTCAACACCGGCGGCGACGAGGTGGCCGAGCGGCTGGAAACCGTCGCCACCTGGCCGTACGGCGGCAACTTCCACGAGTTCGCGTTCGGCCTGCTCTACGCCGACGGATTCTTCTACCTGAACCTGTCGGTGTCGATCAACTCCGGCGGCGCGACCACCAACCCGCAGCCCGCCACGAACCGGGGCACCACCCTCAAAATCAACAAGGACACCGGCGCGGTCACCTACGTCGCCGGTGGCCTGCGCACCCCGCACGGCATCGGCTGGGGCCCGGAGAACGGCATCTTCGTCACCGACAACCAGGGCGGCTGGCTGCCGTCGTCGAAGTTGCTGCACGTCAAGCAGGGCCGCTTCTTCAACCACTACACCAACCCGGCCGGCCCGTTCGACACCGCCCCGGTCACCCCGCCGGTGCTCTGGATGCCGCAGAACGAGATCGCCAACTCGCCCAGCACGCCGCTCTACCTGACCAGCGGCCGGTACGCCGGCCAGTTCGTCATCGGCGACGTGACCTACGGCGGCCTGCAACGGGCCTCGGTGGAGAAGGTCAACGGCGAGTACCAGGGCGCCCTGTTCCGGCTCACCCAGGGCCTGGAGGCGGGCGTCTCGGAGGTCAACATCGGCCCGGACGGCGCGATCTACGTCGGTGGGCTCGGCGCGGGCGGCAACTGGGGGCAGAGCGGCAAGCTGTCGTACGGCCTGCAGAAGCTGGCCCCGAACAGCACCACCGCGTTCGAGATGCTCGCGATGCGGGCCACCACCACCGGCTTCGAGGTCGAGTACACCCAGCCCGTCTCGGCGGAGACCGCCGCCGAGCTGGCCGCGCGCTACAAGATCAAGCAGTGGCGGTACGTGGCCACCTCGGCCTACGGCGGGCCGAAGATCGACGAGGAGACCCTGACCGTCACCTCGGCCACCCTCTCCTCGGACGGCAAGAAGGTCACCCTCGTGGTGCCCGGTCGCAAGGCCGGCCGGGTGGTCCACCTGCGCTCGCCGCGCCCGTTCAGCTCCACCAGCGGCCAGTCGCTGTGGAGCACCGAGGCGTGGTACACGCTCAACTCGATCCCGGGCAGCCCTCCGCCCCCGGCCGGCGGCACCATCACCGGCGTCGGCGGCAAGTGCCTGGACGTCGACAACTCCGGCACCGCCGACGGTACGAAGATCCAGCTCTACACCTGCAACGGGACCGCCGCCCAGTTGTGGACCCGGGTCGGCGACACGTACCGGGTGCTGGGCAAGTGCCTGGACGTGGACAACGGCGGCACCGCCAACGGCACCAAGGTGCAGCTCTGGACGTGCAACGGCACCGGCGCGCAGGTCTGGCAGCCGCAGAGCGACGGCTCGATCCGTAACCCGCAGTCCGGCAAGATCCTGGAGGCCGCGGGTGGCGCCACCGCCAACGGCACCCAGATCCAACTCGGCACGTACTCGGGCGGCGCCCACCAGAAGTGGACGGTCAGCGCCGGTGTGACCGGCTGA
- the trpA gene encoding tryptophan synthase subunit alpha, with protein MKLLMPYLTGGIVPGWTAFLSAFEQAGADLVEIGLPFSDPTVDGPTIQRSSDAALARGTTPTSVLADLADVRVGIPLVASTYANIALRPGFGDALTAAGVTGLIVPDLPLDELAGLDVPGVRVSLLASPATPDDRLAEIGRRSQGFVYAVSIMGTTGERDRLAPSAATLAARLKQVTDLPVLVGFGISTPRQAAEAAAVADGVIVGAAVMRRILAGAGPAEVGAFVASLRAALCAVAPVR; from the coding sequence ATGAAGCTGCTCATGCCCTACCTCACCGGCGGGATCGTGCCCGGCTGGACGGCATTTCTCAGCGCCTTCGAGCAGGCCGGAGCCGACCTCGTCGAGATCGGCCTGCCGTTCTCCGACCCGACGGTGGACGGTCCCACCATCCAGCGGTCCTCGGACGCGGCCCTCGCCCGGGGCACCACGCCCACCTCGGTCCTGGCGGACCTCGCCGACGTGCGCGTCGGCATCCCCCTCGTCGCCAGCACGTACGCCAACATCGCCCTGCGGCCCGGGTTCGGCGACGCGCTGACGGCGGCCGGGGTGACCGGGCTGATCGTGCCCGACCTGCCTCTGGACGAGCTGGCCGGCCTGGACGTGCCGGGCGTCCGGGTGAGCCTGCTCGCCTCGCCCGCCACGCCGGACGACCGGCTCGCCGAGATCGGTCGGCGCAGCCAGGGTTTCGTGTACGCCGTCTCGATCATGGGCACGACCGGCGAGCGCGACCGGCTCGCGCCCTCGGCAGCCACCCTGGCCGCCCGGCTCAAGCAGGTCACCGACCTACCGGTGCTGGTGGGCTTCGGCATCTCCACCCCGCGGCAGGCGGCCGAGGCGGCGGCGGTCGCCGACGGCGTCATCGTCGGCGCGGCCGTCATGCGGCGCATCCTCGCCGGGGCGGGTCCGGCCGAGGTCGGCGCGTTCGTGGCGTCGCTGCGGGCCGCGCTCTGCGCGGTGGCTCCCGTGCGATGA
- a CDS encoding DUF2267 domain-containing protein, with the protein MAELAFVDKVAARAGIPPEQARPLAEAVLRTLTERLSGGEASALAPHLAEELSPLLTKAAEPPEAFGYDEFLRRVADRANVDRPAAERGVRAVLQTLHRVVGHREFEEALAQLPADLRALAQPLPHGP; encoded by the coding sequence ATGGCCGAGCTGGCGTTCGTCGACAAGGTTGCGGCACGGGCGGGCATCCCGCCCGAGCAGGCACGCCCGCTGGCCGAGGCGGTCCTGCGGACCCTCACCGAACGGCTCAGCGGCGGCGAGGCGAGCGCCCTGGCGCCCCACCTGGCCGAGGAGCTGAGCCCGCTGCTCACCAAGGCCGCCGAGCCGCCGGAGGCGTTCGGGTACGACGAGTTCCTGCGCCGGGTGGCCGACCGCGCCAACGTCGACCGTCCGGCCGCCGAGCGGGGCGTTCGCGCGGTGCTCCAGACATTGCACCGGGTGGTCGGGCACCGGGAGTTCGAGGAGGCGCTGGCCCAGCTCCCGGCGGACCTGCGGGCGCTGGCGCAGCCGCTGCCGCACGGCCCCTGA
- the urtE gene encoding urea ABC transporter ATP-binding subunit UrtE, which produces MLTLRGVHAGYGRSRVLHGVDLAVPPDGVATVLGHNGAGKSTLLRVAAGLLRPSAGTVELDGEDVTRLGPHERVARGMAYVPQGQQCFPHLTAAENLRLVADGRRDGAVATAEALDLFPALRPLLRRRAGLLSGGQRQQLAIARALITRPRLLMLDEPTEGIQPSVVAEIQERIVELTRQAGFSVLLVEQHLGFALRVADRYHVLESGRVTSHGDGGVTAEQEVRAALAV; this is translated from the coding sequence ATGCTGACGCTGCGCGGCGTGCACGCCGGATACGGGCGCTCCCGGGTGCTGCACGGGGTCGACCTCGCCGTACCGCCCGACGGGGTGGCCACGGTGCTCGGGCACAACGGCGCCGGCAAGAGCACGCTGCTGCGGGTCGCGGCCGGGCTGCTGCGGCCGAGCGCCGGAACGGTGGAGCTGGACGGCGAGGACGTCACCCGGCTCGGGCCGCACGAGCGGGTGGCCCGGGGCATGGCGTACGTGCCGCAGGGCCAGCAGTGCTTTCCGCACCTGACCGCCGCGGAGAACCTGCGGCTGGTGGCCGACGGCCGGCGCGACGGGGCGGTGGCCACGGCGGAGGCGCTGGACCTGTTCCCGGCGCTGCGCCCGCTGCTGCGGCGGCGGGCCGGCCTGCTGTCCGGCGGGCAACGCCAACAGTTGGCCATCGCCCGCGCGCTGATCACCCGGCCGCGGCTGCTGATGCTCGACGAGCCCACCGAGGGCATCCAGCCGTCGGTGGTCGCGGAGATCCAGGAGCGGATCGTCGAGCTGACCCGGCAGGCCGGTTTCAGCGTGCTGCTCGTGGAGCAGCACCTGGGCTTCGCGCTGCGGGTGGCCGACCGTTACCACGTGCTGGAGTCCGGTCGCGTCACCTCGCACGGCGACGGCGGCGTGACCGCCGAGCAGGAGGTCCGGGCGGCCCTGGCGGTCTGA
- the urtD gene encoding urea ABC transporter ATP-binding protein UrtD, with protein MSDERLDGLSVRDVRVSFDGFTAVDGVSLEVPAGDIRFLIGPNGAGKTTLVDAITGLVRASGSVRFGDHELLGRPVHRISRLGVGRTFQTSTIFEELSVLQNLDIAAGARRSWLTLARRRRGVPDEVAAALETIGLTGRAEHLAGTLSHGQKQWLEIGMLLVQDARLLLLDEPVAGMSHEERDATGALLETVSRDRTVVVIEHDMDFLRRFARSVTVLHAGRVLSEGTVAQVQADPRVQEVYLGHPVDAGSARTGSEA; from the coding sequence ATGAGCGACGAGCGGCTGGACGGGTTGTCCGTCCGCGACGTGCGGGTCAGCTTCGACGGCTTCACCGCCGTCGACGGCGTCTCGCTGGAGGTGCCCGCCGGTGACATCCGGTTCCTGATCGGGCCGAACGGGGCCGGCAAGACCACCCTCGTCGACGCGATCACCGGCCTGGTCCGGGCCAGCGGTTCGGTCCGGTTCGGTGACCACGAGCTGCTGGGCCGACCGGTGCACCGGATCAGCCGGTTGGGTGTCGGGCGGACCTTCCAGACCTCGACCATCTTCGAGGAGCTGTCGGTGTTGCAGAACCTCGACATCGCGGCGGGCGCCCGGCGGAGCTGGCTCACCCTGGCCCGACGCCGGCGCGGCGTGCCGGACGAGGTCGCCGCCGCGCTGGAGACCATCGGGCTGACCGGGCGGGCCGAACACCTCGCCGGGACGCTCTCCCACGGCCAGAAACAGTGGTTGGAGATCGGCATGTTGCTGGTGCAGGACGCGCGACTGCTGCTGCTCGACGAGCCGGTCGCCGGGATGAGTCACGAGGAACGCGACGCCACCGGCGCGCTGCTGGAGACGGTCAGCCGGGACCGCACGGTGGTGGTGATCGAGCACGACATGGACTTCCTGCGCCGCTTCGCGCGCAGCGTCACCGTGCTGCACGCCGGACGGGTGCTCAGTGAGGGGACAGTGGCCCAGGTCCAGGCGGACCCGCGCGTGCAGGAGGTCTATCTCGGCCACCCGGTCGACGCCGGGTCGGCCCGCACCGGTTCGGAGGCGTGA
- the trpB gene encoding tryptophan synthase subunit beta, which translates to MSSITVRPVDTPGRFGGYGGRYVPESLVPACEAVAGAFAQAWADPGFRAGFAALLSAHVGRPTPLTPARRLSAELGVTVLLKREDLTHTGSHKINNVLGQALLARRMGRTRLIAETGAGMHGVATATAGALLGLPVTVFMGERDMERQAQNVFRMRLLGAEIVAVSTGSRTLKDATSEALRHWVTDVDEAYYCVGSVIGPHPYPTMVREFQRVIGDEARRQCAAELPAAVPDHVVACVGGGSNAAGTFAGFVDTPAQLVGVEAEGGSGAANGQLGVLHGFQSLFLQDEHGQVREAHSIAAGLDYPGVGPEHAYLRDLGRARYVTVSDGEAIAAAVRLARTEGVLPAIESAHALAWVVRAAGTPELPTDSTVLVTLSGRGDKDVTTLIAEADLG; encoded by the coding sequence ATGAGTTCTATAACAGTACGACCTGTGGACACTCCCGGACGGTTCGGCGGCTACGGCGGGCGGTACGTGCCGGAATCCCTGGTCCCCGCCTGCGAGGCGGTCGCCGGGGCCTTCGCCCAGGCGTGGGCCGATCCCGGGTTCCGCGCCGGCTTCGCCGCGCTGCTGTCGGCGCACGTGGGACGACCGACCCCGCTGACACCGGCCCGGCGACTCTCGGCCGAACTCGGCGTGACGGTGCTGCTCAAGCGGGAGGACCTGACCCACACCGGCTCACATAAGATCAACAATGTGCTCGGTCAGGCGTTGCTGGCCCGGCGGATGGGGCGTACCCGCCTGATCGCCGAGACCGGAGCCGGCATGCACGGCGTCGCGACGGCGACGGCCGGCGCCCTGCTCGGGTTGCCGGTGACGGTGTTCATGGGCGAACGCGACATGGAACGCCAGGCGCAGAACGTCTTCCGGATGCGGTTGCTGGGCGCCGAGATCGTCGCGGTGAGCACCGGCAGCCGCACCTTGAAGGACGCCACCAGCGAGGCCCTGCGCCACTGGGTGACCGACGTCGACGAGGCGTACTACTGCGTGGGCTCGGTGATCGGCCCGCACCCCTATCCGACGATGGTCCGCGAGTTCCAGCGGGTCATCGGCGACGAGGCCCGGCGGCAGTGCGCCGCGGAACTGCCCGCCGCCGTCCCCGACCACGTGGTCGCCTGCGTCGGCGGCGGCAGCAACGCGGCGGGCACCTTCGCCGGGTTCGTCGACACGCCCGCGCAGCTCGTCGGGGTGGAGGCCGAGGGCGGCTCCGGCGCCGCGAACGGGCAGCTCGGCGTGCTGCACGGCTTCCAGTCGCTGTTCCTGCAGGACGAGCACGGGCAGGTCAGGGAGGCGCACTCGATCGCGGCCGGGCTGGACTACCCCGGCGTCGGCCCCGAGCACGCGTACCTGCGCGACCTGGGGCGGGCCCGGTACGTCACCGTCTCCGACGGGGAGGCGATCGCGGCAGCGGTCCGGCTCGCGCGGACGGAGGGCGTGCTGCCCGCCATCGAGTCGGCCCACGCGCTCGCCTGGGTCGTCCGCGCCGCCGGCACGCCGGAGCTGCCCACCGATTCGACGGTGCTCGTCACCCTCTCCGGGCGCGGCGACAAGGACGTCACCACCCTGATCGCGGAGGCGGACCTCGGATGA